A stretch of the Filimonas lacunae genome encodes the following:
- the tilS gene encoding tRNA lysidine(34) synthetase TilS produces MNVPERFMQSWKQRFPHLPSGQCHVLLAVSGGIDSVVLAHLLHIASINFTILHCNFGLRGQESIRDEEFVRSLGQQFQVPVWVQPFNTVQWAQQHKMAIQEAARVLRYNWFAQMAREKEAAGPVAIATAHHANDNIETLLMNFFRGTGIQGLHGIQPMQGNLIRPLLFATREEIVQYAAQHGLQWVEDSSNASEKYTRNYFRLQLIPALKNIFPAVEDNLLHNIERFNEVEMLYTQAVTQQLAKLVEHKGNEIHIPIFKLLKTEPMHTLLWEIIRPCQFTAAQVEEVKKLMYTGHNGSYIASPTHRIIKNRNWLIIAPAVTETAKHVVVEQQGSVVVFKEGTLLTALQVAQPAEAETQNSPLVAMLDAKDIEFPLLLRPWKQGDYFYPLGMQKKKKINRFLIDQKLSATDKEKVWVLEMNQKIIWIVGRRIDNRFKVKPATQNVLICTYQPIG; encoded by the coding sequence ATGAATGTGCCGGAACGTTTTATGCAAAGCTGGAAACAAAGGTTTCCACACCTCCCTTCAGGGCAGTGTCATGTGCTGCTGGCAGTAAGTGGAGGAATAGACAGTGTGGTGCTTGCCCACCTGTTACACATCGCTTCTATTAATTTTACCATACTTCATTGCAATTTTGGTTTACGGGGCCAGGAAAGCATACGGGACGAGGAATTTGTGAGGTCGTTAGGCCAGCAGTTCCAGGTTCCTGTATGGGTGCAACCTTTTAACACGGTCCAGTGGGCGCAGCAACATAAAATGGCTATCCAGGAAGCGGCCCGGGTGTTGCGTTATAACTGGTTTGCACAAATGGCGCGCGAAAAAGAAGCGGCAGGGCCGGTGGCCATAGCTACTGCACATCATGCCAATGACAATATCGAAACACTACTGATGAATTTTTTCAGGGGCACAGGTATTCAGGGGCTGCATGGTATACAACCGATGCAGGGCAACCTTATCCGGCCCTTGCTGTTTGCTACACGCGAAGAGATTGTACAATACGCTGCACAGCATGGCTTGCAATGGGTGGAAGATTCTTCCAATGCTTCTGAAAAATATACCCGTAACTATTTCCGGCTACAACTGATTCCGGCATTGAAAAACATTTTTCCCGCGGTGGAAGATAATTTACTGCATAATATAGAAAGGTTTAATGAAGTTGAAATGCTATACACACAGGCCGTAACGCAGCAGCTCGCAAAGCTGGTAGAACACAAAGGCAACGAAATACATATTCCCATATTTAAGCTGTTGAAAACAGAACCCATGCACACGCTGTTGTGGGAAATAATACGCCCCTGCCAGTTTACAGCCGCACAGGTAGAGGAAGTGAAAAAGCTGATGTATACCGGGCACAACGGCAGTTATATTGCATCGCCCACACACCGCATTATTAAAAACCGCAACTGGCTGATTATTGCCCCGGCAGTAACAGAAACGGCCAAACATGTGGTAGTGGAACAGCAGGGCAGTGTGGTAGTGTTTAAAGAAGGCACTTTGCTTACGGCTTTACAGGTAGCGCAGCCGGCCGAAGCCGAAACACAAAACAGCCCACTGGTGGCTATGCTGGACGCTAAAGACATTGAGTTTCCTTTATTGCTCAGGCCCTGGAAGCAAGGTGATTATTTTTACCCGTTGGGCATGCAGAAAAAGAAAAAGATCAACCGGTTTTTAATAGATCAGAAACTGTCTGCTACCGACAAAGAGAAAGTGTGGGTGCTGGAAATGAATCAGAAAATTATATGGATAGTAGGAAGAAGAATAGACAATAGGTTTAAAGTAAAACCTGCTACGCAAAACGTGCTGATATGCACTTATCAACCCATTGGCTAA
- a CDS encoding rhomboid family intramembrane serine protease: MSLSITIIIIAITVVISIMKFNSYELEDALIFDPPAVYYRKQWYRFITCGFIHADIAHLAFNMYSLYLFGPIVEQKFIYIFGAQGRLIYLLMYLTSLAACLMPTYAQHKTNNGYRSLGASGAISAVSFCFMFLEPTTGIGFIFLPFYIPGFLFAIIYLVISSVLAKRADSHINHSAHIWGAIYGVAFLIFTCYVLSDYKVLSNFAEQVSGYISAKFH; the protein is encoded by the coding sequence ATGAGCCTGAGCATTACCATTATCATTATTGCCATTACAGTAGTTATATCTATTATGAAGTTTAACAGCTACGAACTGGAAGACGCTTTAATATTCGATCCGCCGGCTGTGTACTACCGCAAACAATGGTACCGCTTTATTACCTGCGGCTTTATTCATGCCGATATTGCGCACCTGGCCTTTAACATGTATTCGTTGTACCTGTTTGGCCCTATTGTGGAACAGAAGTTTATATACATATTTGGCGCACAGGGCAGGTTGATATATCTGCTGATGTATCTTACTTCACTGGCTGCCTGTTTAATGCCCACGTATGCACAGCATAAAACCAACAACGGTTACAGAAGCTTAGGTGCATCTGGCGCCATATCGGCAGTATCGTTCTGCTTTATGTTCCTGGAGCCAACCACCGGCATCGGCTTTATCTTTCTGCCTTTTTATATTCCCGGTTTCTTATTCGCTATTATTTACCTGGTAATATCTTCTGTACTGGCTAAAAGAGCCGATAGTCATATTAACCACTCCGCGCACATATGGGGTGCTATTTATGGAGTAGCTTTTTTAATATTCACCTGTTATGTATTGAGCGACTACAAGGTGCTCAGCAATTTTGCAGAACAGGTTTCGGGATATATCAGCGCTAAGTTTCATTAA
- a CDS encoding 23S rRNA (pseudouridine(1915)-N(3))-methyltransferase RlmH produces MKILFYSVGKAHEAYVKQGVEDFTDRITRYFPVSWQIIAPPKNAGVMQEAELKKQEAALILQALQPDDQLILLDERGKQLSSPELAKLIQQKANESSKRLVFLIGGAFGVDDSITKRANFVWSLSKLVLPHMLVRLVLAEQVYRACTILRNEKYHHV; encoded by the coding sequence GTGAAAATACTTTTCTATTCCGTAGGCAAAGCCCATGAGGCGTATGTAAAGCAGGGTGTGGAGGACTTTACCGACCGTATTACCCGGTATTTTCCGGTAAGCTGGCAAATTATTGCCCCGCCCAAAAATGCAGGTGTAATGCAGGAAGCCGAGTTGAAAAAGCAGGAAGCGGCCCTGATATTACAGGCATTACAGCCCGACGATCAGCTGATTTTACTGGACGAAAGAGGTAAACAACTGTCTTCGCCCGAGCTGGCAAAACTGATACAGCAAAAAGCCAATGAAAGCAGCAAGCGCCTGGTATTTTTAATAGGCGGCGCTTTTGGTGTAGACGATAGTATTACCAAACGCGCCAATTTTGTGTGGAGCCTGAGTAAGCTGGTGCTGCCACATATGCTGGTGCGGCTGGTACTGGCCGAGCAGGTATACAGGGCCTGCACTATATTGCGTAACGAAAAGTATCATCACGTTTAA
- a CDS encoding MG2 domain-containing protein produces the protein MKRMIKMLIAGLLACAIPAMYGAVALHAQQPPRKALLFFEKAYLHTDRDYYTAGEDIWYKVYVTDAQTGLPAKNSNNVYVELLSQQGDIINSAIIRVENGAGHGDCKLDDALPAGRYQLRAYTNWMRNFGNMFVFEKDIHISAGVPAGQPEAVKTNGGKNTVTAAAVSADNRVLFFPEGGAMIAGVNNRVAFKAEDIAGKPVGLSGTVETASGEKLATIQTTCNGMGSFLLQPAPGVAYQVKGRYANGATFTTDIPAALEQGFTLQVNEKDTAFEVQIYTNNATLQALANKRVTIAGKHAGKFYFEDTTVLQGQQTMMLLPKRVFPEGVAAITLYDAQLRPHSERLVYVEKTTAASLALKTDKDIYKPGEPITLSVEACEADGTPATAALSVAVVDGGIVPAGEENIVNYLLLQSELRGGITNLAAYLDKKNNNRAAQRDLLLRTQGWRDFLWRRVKDTAIVIRYLPEPGITLSGHVKQSLGGKSLPNMNITLMAAEARGNKIYFTKTDSLGNWYMDGLPLYGSQPVSITSRNKEGKKGGMLLLDSVMNNKLVATALPAWNSLLSDTAAPVQRFAAESGKRQALIEQQQKDAARMLEGVTVKNTPKKAEFRDGFYTSFGGPDSTFSVTAADDKDYGTLENFILHRMPGATTDAESQGVYFYSNGQKLRPRFKVNKVEDVFERLDYYTLPMSVIEQVTIRHMIGATMNDAWFIYLTLKPEAWSRKQLDLLNTTVTGYYEAREFYVPRAGLDNPAQDKRTTLYWKPDVNINGKITLPYVNSVNTAPVRVIVEGITGNGSPVTALLNYNIK, from the coding sequence ATGAAACGCATGATCAAAATGTTGATAGCAGGCTTACTTGCCTGTGCCATCCCCGCTATGTATGGTGCTGTTGCCTTACACGCACAGCAACCACCCCGCAAGGCCCTCCTGTTTTTTGAAAAGGCCTATCTGCACACGGATAGAGATTACTATACCGCGGGGGAAGATATCTGGTATAAGGTGTATGTAACGGATGCGCAAACCGGCCTGCCTGCCAAAAACAGTAATAATGTGTATGTAGAGTTGTTATCGCAGCAGGGCGATATCATAAACAGCGCTATTATACGGGTAGAGAATGGCGCAGGGCATGGCGATTGCAAGCTGGACGATGCCTTACCTGCCGGGCGCTATCAACTGAGAGCCTATACCAACTGGATGCGCAATTTTGGAAACATGTTTGTGTTTGAGAAAGACATTCATATCAGTGCAGGGGTACCTGCCGGCCAACCAGAAGCTGTTAAAACAAATGGTGGAAAAAATACAGTAACTGCTGCCGCGGTAAGTGCCGATAACCGGGTGTTGTTTTTTCCCGAAGGCGGTGCCATGATAGCGGGAGTGAATAACCGGGTGGCTTTTAAAGCAGAAGACATAGCGGGTAAACCTGTGGGCTTGTCCGGAACAGTAGAAACAGCTTCGGGCGAAAAGCTGGCCACTATACAAACCACCTGCAATGGCATGGGCAGTTTTTTATTACAGCCTGCGCCTGGTGTTGCTTACCAGGTAAAAGGCAGGTATGCCAATGGAGCAACATTTACTACAGATATTCCTGCGGCCCTGGAACAGGGTTTTACCTTACAGGTGAACGAAAAGGATACCGCTTTTGAAGTGCAGATATATACCAACAATGCCACACTACAGGCACTCGCCAATAAGCGTGTTACTATAGCCGGTAAACATGCAGGCAAATTTTACTTTGAGGATACTACCGTTTTGCAAGGCCAGCAAACTATGATGTTACTGCCTAAGCGGGTTTTTCCGGAAGGGGTTGCAGCTATTACGCTGTACGATGCGCAGCTGCGCCCGCATAGTGAACGTTTGGTATATGTAGAAAAAACAACTGCTGCCAGCCTGGCGCTGAAAACAGACAAGGACATTTATAAACCAGGTGAGCCTATTACTTTATCGGTAGAAGCCTGTGAAGCAGATGGCACGCCGGCCACGGCTGCGCTTTCGGTAGCGGTAGTAGATGGTGGTATAGTGCCTGCCGGTGAAGAGAATATTGTGAATTACCTGTTGCTGCAAAGTGAGCTGCGGGGTGGTATCACTAACCTGGCTGCTTACCTGGATAAGAAAAATAACAACCGGGCGGCGCAACGTGATTTGCTGTTACGTACCCAGGGATGGCGCGACTTTTTATGGAGACGTGTAAAAGACACGGCTATTGTAATACGTTATTTACCCGAACCGGGTATTACCCTTTCGGGTCATGTAAAGCAGTCGCTGGGTGGTAAATCGTTACCCAACATGAACATTACTTTAATGGCGGCAGAAGCAAGGGGCAATAAGATCTATTTTACTAAAACAGACAGTTTGGGTAACTGGTACATGGATGGCCTGCCTTTGTACGGATCGCAGCCGGTTTCTATTACCTCGCGCAATAAAGAAGGGAAAAAAGGCGGGATGTTATTACTAGATTCTGTAATGAACAATAAGCTGGTAGCAACAGCCTTACCTGCGTGGAATTCGCTTTTGTCTGATACTGCTGCGCCCGTGCAGCGTTTTGCAGCAGAGAGCGGTAAAAGGCAGGCTTTGATTGAGCAGCAACAGAAAGATGCAGCACGTATGCTGGAAGGGGTTACTGTAAAGAATACGCCTAAAAAAGCCGAGTTTAGAGATGGGTTTTATACCAGTTTTGGTGGTCCGGATTCCACTTTTAGCGTTACCGCGGCAGATGATAAGGATTATGGCACCCTCGAAAACTTTATACTGCATCGCATGCCCGGTGCCACTACCGACGCCGAAAGCCAGGGGGTATATTTTTACTCCAACGGCCAAAAACTAAGACCGCGATTTAAAGTAAATAAGGTGGAAGACGTGTTTGAACGTCTGGATTATTACACATTACCCATGAGTGTAATAGAACAGGTAACCATTCGCCATATGATAGGCGCTACCATGAACGACGCCTGGTTTATTTACCTGACACTGAAGCCGGAAGCCTGGTCGCGCAAGCAGCTGGACCTGTTGAATACCACCGTAACCGGTTATTACGAAGCACGTGAATTTTATGTGCCGCGCGCCGGTCTGGATAATCCCGCACAGGACAAGCGCACTACGCTGTATTGGAAGCCGGATGTGAATATTAACGGCAAAATAACCCTGCCTTACGTCAACAGCGTTAACACCGCGCCGGTGAGGGTGATAGTGGAAGGAATTACCGGTAACGGCAGCCCGGTAACGGCGTTACTCAACTATAACATAAAATAG
- a CDS encoding type I glyceraldehyde-3-phosphate dehydrogenase, giving the protein MRVAINGMGRIGRLLYRRLATCTEVELVAVNDIMETDHLMYLLKYDSVYGTYTGPIPAEGVRFLQCADPRQLPWKELQVDVVLECTGVFANSAGAALHREAGASRVMLSSTGPSDVPLLIYGFNQHHLTADTTLFSPGGCMTNCSTHILYILNAIGIESVQVNMLHSYTSRQELVDGPNKNFRRGRAAAESIIPFEVDLFQSLERLFPNLQGKIATISTRMPVANGAMADFTVQMKADITAAQINELFKKAAENEFDGVVEYTTDPLVSLDIKGNTHSCIVDGTLTSVVGRQLKLIAWFDNEYGYTSRMIDWLLHWTDMQK; this is encoded by the coding sequence ATGCGTGTTGCTATTAACGGAATGGGTAGGATTGGTCGTTTGTTATACAGACGGCTGGCTACCTGTACAGAAGTGGAACTGGTTGCGGTGAACGATATAATGGAAACGGACCACCTGATGTATCTGCTGAAATACGATTCGGTGTATGGTACCTACACAGGCCCCATACCTGCCGAAGGTGTTCGTTTTTTGCAGTGCGCCGATCCGCGTCAATTGCCCTGGAAAGAGTTGCAGGTAGATGTGGTGCTGGAATGTACAGGTGTTTTTGCCAATAGTGCCGGGGCGGCCCTGCACCGCGAAGCAGGCGCTTCCCGCGTAATGCTGTCCAGTACCGGCCCATCGGATGTGCCTTTGTTGATTTATGGTTTTAACCAGCATCATTTAACGGCCGATACCACTTTGTTTTCGCCGGGTGGTTGTATGACCAACTGCTCTACACATATCCTTTACATACTCAATGCTATAGGTATAGAATCGGTGCAGGTAAACATGCTGCATAGTTATACTTCGCGCCAGGAACTGGTAGACGGGCCTAATAAAAACTTTCGCAGGGGCAGAGCGGCAGCGGAGTCAATTATCCCGTTTGAGGTGGACCTGTTTCAGTCGCTGGAACGCCTTTTCCCCAATTTGCAGGGTAAAATAGCCACTATTTCAACGCGAATGCCGGTAGCTAATGGGGCTATGGCCGATTTTACCGTGCAAATGAAAGCCGATATTACCGCCGCACAAATCAACGAGTTGTTTAAAAAAGCGGCCGAAAACGAATTTGACGGGGTGGTGGAATACACTACCGACCCGCTGGTATCACTGGATATTAAGGGCAACACCCACTCATGTATTGTAGATGGCACACTTACTTCGGTGGTTGGCAGGCAGTTAAAGCTGATTGCCTGGTTTGATAACGAATATGGCTATACCAGCCGCATGATAGACTGGTTATTACACTGGACAGACATGCAGAAATAA
- a CDS encoding single-stranded DNA-binding protein gives MIKLQVIGNLGKDCVLNNVNGRSVINFSVAHTEKFRDATGNTKDRTIWVECAYWTDKTGIAPYLKRGTSVYVEGNPEVRTYQTNDGRQGASLTMRVVSIQLLGGGNREGGGGEGGGGNYGQQGGNSYGGGGNANYGGGNNYNSPASNAPAAGEITEPLDDLPF, from the coding sequence ATGATCAAATTACAAGTGATAGGAAACCTGGGTAAAGATTGCGTGCTGAATAATGTGAACGGAAGAAGCGTAATCAATTTCAGTGTGGCTCATACTGAAAAATTCAGGGATGCTACCGGTAATACGAAAGATAGAACTATTTGGGTAGAGTGTGCTTACTGGACTGATAAAACCGGTATTGCGCCTTACCTGAAAAGAGGTACTTCGGTATATGTGGAAGGAAACCCCGAAGTACGTACCTACCAAACCAACGACGGACGCCAGGGCGCCAGCTTAACTATGCGTGTAGTAAGCATTCAGTTGCTGGGTGGCGGTAACCGTGAAGGCGGTGGTGGCGAAGGTGGTGGTGGTAACTACGGCCAACAGGGTGGTAACAGTTATGGTGGAGGCGGTAATGCAAATTACGGCGGTGGTAACAATTACAATTCTCCGGCATCCAATGCTCCAGCAGCCGGTGAAATAACAGAACCATTGGATGATCTTCCGTTTTAA
- a CDS encoding Ldh family oxidoreductase yields the protein MYAYSRLYNFTVGIFTKIGCNAKDAALAAEVLLSADIRGVDSHGVARLSGYVRLWEAGRINANPQIKIVHETPSTAVVDGDAGLGLVVAPFAMQVAIEKAKVAGTGWVAVRNSNHYGIAGYHAMMALQHDMIGMSMTNASALVAPTFSVEKMLGTNPIAVAIPAQEQPPFVADFATTTAANGKLEILQRKQASAPIGWVQDKAGHASSNANELKQGGSLLPLGSDREHGSHKGYALGSIVDIFSAVLSGASYGPWAPPFPAYVPMPENMPGQGLGHFFGAMRVDAFRPADEFKSHMDNWITRFRKAKPSEGYEKVLIPGDPEREMEAARRKDGIPVVAAVTEDLQQLAQKFGIEL from the coding sequence ATGTACGCATATAGCCGGCTGTATAATTTTACAGTCGGCATATTTACCAAAATAGGTTGTAATGCCAAAGACGCAGCGCTTGCTGCCGAAGTTTTATTAAGTGCCGATATCCGTGGAGTAGACAGCCACGGCGTAGCCCGGTTAAGCGGCTATGTTCGTTTATGGGAAGCCGGCCGTATCAATGCCAATCCTCAGATTAAAATAGTGCATGAAACCCCGTCTACTGCGGTGGTGGATGGCGATGCAGGCCTGGGCCTGGTAGTAGCTCCTTTTGCTATGCAGGTGGCTATTGAAAAGGCTAAAGTAGCCGGTACCGGCTGGGTGGCTGTGCGCAACAGTAACCATTACGGTATTGCCGGTTATCATGCTATGATGGCTTTGCAGCACGATATGATTGGTATGTCTATGACCAATGCCAGTGCATTGGTAGCGCCTACCTTTAGTGTAGAAAAAATGCTGGGTACTAACCCCATTGCAGTGGCTATTCCCGCTCAGGAACAACCTCCGTTTGTAGCCGATTTTGCCACTACCACAGCTGCTAATGGCAAGCTGGAAATATTACAGCGCAAGCAGGCCAGCGCGCCTATAGGGTGGGTGCAGGATAAAGCCGGCCATGCTTCCAGCAATGCCAATGAATTAAAGCAGGGTGGTTCGTTATTGCCTTTGGGTAGCGACCGTGAACATGGCAGCCATAAAGGCTATGCCCTGGGCAGTATTGTTGATATATTCTCTGCTGTACTCAGTGGCGCCAGCTATGGCCCCTGGGCGCCGCCTTTTCCTGCCTATGTGCCTATGCCCGAAAACATGCCGGGCCAGGGGCTGGGACACTTTTTCGGCGCTATGCGTGTAGACGCGTTTCGCCCGGCTGATGAGTTTAAAAGCCATATGGACAACTGGATTACCCGTTTCCGCAAGGCAAAACCATCAGAAGGTTACGAGAAGGTGTTGATTCCAGGCGATCCGGAAAGGGAAATGGAAGCAGCCCGCAGAAAAGACGGTATTCCCGTTGTGGCGGCGGTGACAGAAGATTTACAACAATTGGCGCAGAAGTTCGGAATTGAGCTTTAA
- a CDS encoding aspartate kinase produces MKIMKFGGTSVGKPERMHQVAQLITKDSDAKIVVLSALSGTTNALVGISDSIAGGDREAAKRKIDELEAHYRKFVPELVIKEEARAKANAIVTEHFEFLNIILRISFSEALNKDILAQGELMSTKLFSVYLEEQGIDHLLLPALEFMSIDSNEEPNLPAITNKLDQLLKQHSHKKMFITQGYICRNSRGEVDNLKRGGSDYTASLIAAAAHATVCEIWTDIDGMHNNDPRIVDKTLPIEQLSFDEAAELAYFGAKILHPTCIWPAQLGNVPVKLLNTMQPEAKGTTIQEEAGTVGVKAVAAKDGIIAIKIKSSRMLLAYGFLRKVFEVFEKYKTPIDMITTSEVAVSVTIDTDAHLDHIIKELEPFGHVEVDTNQSIVSIVGNEIAQTPDVLKRLFETLNSVPVRMVSYGGSPHNISLLVPSEHRTKTLQLLNAGIFGL; encoded by the coding sequence ATGAAAATTATGAAGTTTGGCGGCACCAGCGTTGGTAAGCCGGAACGTATGCACCAGGTGGCACAGCTGATAACCAAAGACAGCGATGCTAAAATTGTGGTGTTAAGTGCATTAAGTGGAACTACCAATGCATTGGTAGGTATTAGTGATTCTATTGCAGGCGGCGACCGCGAAGCAGCCAAACGAAAGATTGACGAGCTGGAAGCTCATTACAGGAAATTTGTACCCGAACTGGTGATAAAGGAAGAGGCACGTGCTAAGGCTAACGCTATTGTAACGGAGCATTTTGAATTTTTAAACATCATACTGCGCATTAGCTTTAGCGAAGCGCTGAATAAAGATATTCTGGCACAGGGCGAGCTGATGAGCACCAAGCTGTTCAGCGTGTACCTGGAAGAGCAGGGTATTGACCACCTGCTGTTGCCGGCACTGGAGTTTATGAGCATTGATAGCAACGAAGAGCCTAACCTGCCTGCTATCACTAATAAACTGGACCAGCTGTTGAAACAACATAGCCATAAAAAAATGTTCATTACCCAGGGCTATATTTGCCGCAACTCCCGTGGTGAGGTAGATAACCTGAAAAGAGGGGGTAGTGATTATACTGCTTCCCTGATAGCGGCAGCAGCCCACGCTACTGTATGTGAAATATGGACGGATATTGATGGCATGCACAACAACGATCCACGTATTGTTGACAAAACATTGCCTATTGAGCAGTTAAGCTTTGACGAAGCGGCTGAGCTGGCTTACTTCGGTGCTAAAATTCTGCATCCTACCTGTATCTGGCCTGCCCAGTTAGGTAATGTGCCTGTAAAGCTGCTGAACACGATGCAGCCCGAAGCCAAAGGCACTACCATCCAGGAAGAAGCGGGTACTGTAGGCGTGAAAGCAGTAGCAGCTAAAGACGGTATCATTGCTATCAAAATCAAGAGCAGCCGTATGTTGCTGGCTTATGGTTTTTTAAGAAAGGTGTTTGAAGTATTTGAAAAATACAAAACGCCGATAGATATGATCACCACTTCGGAAGTTGCAGTATCGGTTACTATTGATACCGATGCACATTTAGATCATATCATTAAAGAGCTGGAACCATTTGGTCATGTTGAAGTAGATACCAACCAGAGCATTGTTTCTATCGTGGGTAACGAAATAGCACAAACGCCCGACGTGTTAAAGCGTTTGTTTGAAACACTGAACAGTGTGCCTGTGCGTATGGTAAGTTACGGTGGCAGCCCGCATAATATTTCACTGCTGGTGCCAAGCGAGCATAGAACCAAAACATTACAGTTGTTAAACGCAGGCATTTTTGGCTTGTAG